The Thermotoga sp. SG1 region ACAGAAGACATCAGTTTCGATCCAGAGAAAGAAGAGTACACGTTGAGTGAGAGATTGAAGAAAAAAATAGGTGAAGAGCTTCTCACAAAGAGCGACCTTTCAGCTATACTCCAGAGGTTCTGTGAAACAGCCGCACACAGGTGGAAACAGTTGAAAGCAGACGAAGAAAAGACGAATTTCTTCAAAAGACCGGGCCACGAGGTGGGAAGAGAGTGAGATGAAAGACGAAAAAATCCTTGTCGTGAAAACAGAGGAAGTGTACAGAGAATTCGGAAGGTTCGAAGGCTTTCTGAAAACGGATCTGGGAGAGTTTCTCGATTTTCTGAAAAGATACGGTTTTTTTCGAAAGAGGATGGAAGCAGAGTACGACGAATCGACAAAGCAGGTCATTCCGTACGTTGTGATACTGGATGGCAACAGGGTTCTTCTCACAAAGAGAACTCCGAAGCAATCGGAGAAGAGATTGCACAACCTGTATTCTCTTGGAATAGGAGGACACGTTCGGGAAGAAGACGGGAAAACACCACAGGAAGCATTTCTGAAGGGATTGGAGCGAGAAATGAACGAAGAGGCAGAGATCGAGCTGAAGGAACTGGAGTTTCTCGGTCTGATAAATTCCTCTTCCACCGAAGTGAGCAGGGTACATCTTGGTGCTCTTTTTGCTGGAAAGGGTAGGTTCATTTCGATGAAAGAAAAAGAACTGTTCGAATGGCATCTCGTCGGGTTTGATGAACTGGGGAAATACCTGGGAGTGATGGAGGGATGGTCGAAGATAGCAGCAAGCGTTCTGCTGAACTTGTTTCACCCGCAAAACTGAATCTCTATCTCGATGTCCTTGGAAAGAGGGCAGACGGATACCACAACGTACTCGGGCTTTTTCAAACGATCTCTCTGTACGACACAATTTCAGTGGAAATCTGCAAAGAAGGTTTCTTTCTGGAAAGCAACATCGATCTGCCTGAAAACAACACGATCAGGAAAACCTACGAGATTTTCAGAGAAGAGACGAAACTGGTGTTCGGGCTAAAAGTGAAACTGGAAAAGAGAATACCGATCGGATCCGGTCTTGGAGGGGGCAGTTCAAACGCCGCCACCGTTTTGAAATACCTTGGAGAGTTGTTCAACGTACCCTTTGAAAAACTCATTGAGATGGCGATCAAGGTGGGAAGCGATGTACCTTTTTTCCTGTACGGAGGAACGGCCGTGGTGAGGGGAAAGGGAGAAATCGTAGAAAAACTTC contains the following coding sequences:
- a CDS encoding NUDIX domain-containing protein is translated as MKDEKILVVKTEEVYREFGRFEGFLKTDLGEFLDFLKRYGFFRKRMEAEYDESTKQVIPYVVILDGNRVLLTKRTPKQSEKRLHNLYSLGIGGHVREEDGKTPQEAFLKGLEREMNEEAEIELKELEFLGLINSSSTEVSRVHLGALFAGKGRFISMKEKELFEWHLVGFDELGKYLGVMEGWSKIAASVLLNLFHPQN
- the ispE gene encoding 4-(cytidine 5'-diphospho)-2-C-methyl-D-erythritol kinase, coding for MVEDSSKRSAELVSPAKLNLYLDVLGKRADGYHNVLGLFQTISLYDTISVEICKEGFFLESNIDLPENNTIRKTYEIFREETKLVFGLKVKLEKRIPIGSGLGGGSSNAATVLKYLGELFNVPFEKLIEMAIKVGSDVPFFLYGGTAVVRGKGEIVEKLQDITGYSVDLFVPPVSSSTKKMYSLLTPDMYGKGPGDIEELHRAYLERDYEKIKKLSYNVFERIFLEKHPGVLQGLERFGEGSILKMMTGSGSAFFALYPSNEKKYLFIGGV